ACAGAGCCCGGATGACTTTCGGCTCGACCAGGGCATTCACCTTGACGATGATCCGCCCGGGACGTCCGGCCTCGGCGTGGGCCTGCTCGCGGGCGATTTTGTCGAGCATGCCCGGGTGCAGCGTGAACGGTGACTCCAGCAGGTGATTCAGCGCCGAGACCTTGCCGAGGCTGGTGAGCTGCAGAAAGACGCGATGGACGTCCTCACCGATGGCGGTGCGGGTGGTCATCAGGCCGTAGTCGGTGTACAGCCGCGCGGTGCGGGAGTGATAGTTGCCGGTGCCCAGATGCACGTAGTGCTGGAGGCGGCGCCCCTCGCGACGGACGATCAGCATCATCTTGGCGTGGGTCTTGTGGCCCACCACCCCGTAGACGACGTGCGCGCCGGCTTCCTGTAACCGGTTCGCCAGACCGATATTCGCCGCCTCGTCAAAACGGGCGCGCAGTTCGACGACGACGGTCACCTCCTTGCCGGCGCGAGCCGCCGTAACCAGGTGATCGACCACGGCGGAGTCGGGCCCGGTCCGGTAGAGGGTCTGCTTGATCGCCAGCACCTCCGGATCCTGCGCCGCCTGGCGGAGCAGTTCGATGACCGGTGCGAATGATTCGAAGGGGTGGTGGAGCAGGACATCGCGCCGACGCATGACCTTGAAGATATCCCCGCTATAGCCGAGTTCGCCTGGCAGTCCCGGTGTGAATCCGGGGTATTTCAGATCGGGGCGATCGACCAGATCGCAGACGGCGAGCAGGCGGCTGAGATTGACCGGGCCGTTGACCTGGTAGAGCGCCTCGGGCTCGAGCTCGAATTCCTCGAGCAGAAAGTTGGCCATATGTTCGGGGCAGTTCACCGCCACCTCGAGCCGAACCGCATCGCCATACCGCCGCGAGGGTAGCTCGCCTTCCATCGCCCGGAGCAGATCGTCGATCTCCTCCTCGTCGACGTAGAGATCGGAGTTGCGGGTGACACGAAACTGGTAGCAGCCGGTTGTCTTCATGCCCGGGAAAAGGTCGGTGACATGGGCATGAATGATCGATGACAGGAACACGAAATCACAGGCGCCCCCGCCATCCAGCTCGGACGGCAACTGGATAATGCGCGGCAGCGCCCGGGGGGCCTGAACCACCGCCATGCCACTGCTACGCCCGAAAGCATCCTTGCCCTCCAGCGAGACAATGAAGTTGAGACTCTTGTTGAGTACCTGCGGGAAGGGGTGGGCCGGATCCAGCCCCAGCGGACTCAGGATGGGCAGCAACTCCGTCTCGAAATAGGCACGGATCCAGTCCTGCTGTTCGCGTGTCCATTCATTGCGGCGTAGAA
The Spiribacter vilamensis DNA segment above includes these coding regions:
- the ppk1 gene encoding polyphosphate kinase 1, which produces MQADNLHQPALYLNRQLSLLAFNERVMAQAADLSNPLLERLKFLCIASSNLDEFFEIRVAGLRQAREMGVGQSGPDNRTPQQVLREISERTHALVDEQYRLLNDEVTPALAEAGIRFLRRNEWTREQQDWIRAYFETELLPILSPLGLDPAHPFPQVLNKSLNFIVSLEGKDAFGRSSGMAVVQAPRALPRIIQLPSELDGGGACDFVFLSSIIHAHVTDLFPGMKTTGCYQFRVTRNSDLYVDEEEIDDLLRAMEGELPSRRYGDAVRLEVAVNCPEHMANFLLEEFELEPEALYQVNGPVNLSRLLAVCDLVDRPDLKYPGFTPGLPGELGYSGDIFKVMRRRDVLLHHPFESFAPVIELLRQAAQDPEVLAIKQTLYRTGPDSAVVDHLVTAARAGKEVTVVVELRARFDEAANIGLANRLQEAGAHVVYGVVGHKTHAKMMLIVRREGRRLQHYVHLGTGNYHSRTARLYTDYGLMTTRTAIGEDVHRVFLQLTSLGKVSALNHLLESPFTLHPGMLDKIAREQAHAEAGRPGRIIVKVNALVEPKVIRALYAASQAGVEIDLIVRGMCCLRPGVEGVSETIRVRSIIGRFLEHTRVFYFANNGDPELFCSSADWMERNFFRRVEAAFPVLDTELRDRVLADLQTYLADNTQAWVLDSNGHYERLTPGDDEEVVNAQHALLEGYGEGN